From Desulfovibrio desulfuricans:
GACAAGATCGGGATGCGCGTCAAAAAACGCTGCCGCCCGTTCAAATTCCCCACGTGATACCCCGCCCCCGCCGCCCGCAAGATAGGCCGTGCCCGCATAGGGTGAAATCATCACCACACTGTCGCCTAGCGGCCCGTCCATATGCGATATGTCGGCGATATAGCGCTGATAGGGATAAAATACGTGCGGCCCAAGGCCGGACTGCGCCCACACGCGCACAGTCGGAGGAAAGTTCGGCAATTGCCCCAGAGCTTCGCGCAGGCGCGTATAAGACTGCGCCTCGGGGTGTTGCAGCAGCCGCGCCACTGTCACAGCCGGATTATACCAACCCGTCTGCGTAGCGAGCATGATGACGGCCATCGCCACACCGGCGGCGGGCAGAAGCTTTTTCCACAATGCGGGGCGCAGTTTGCCCTGCACCCACATGCAGGCGTGGCAGATGGCGAGCATCAGAAACACGCCGGGCAAATCCTCATACTGCCCGGCCATGGCCCACATCTGGCTGTAGCCGGAAACAGCCACCATGGCGAGATAGGGCAACGTGCACAGCAGGCAGAGCAAGGCCTTGCGCCCAAGCAGGGGCAAAAACCACGAGTACGCCAACAACTGGATATAGTATCGCAGTTTGAGATCCCACTGCCCGCGCACATCTACAAAATGGCTGAAGGCATAGCCCGTGCCCGCGCCTGCAAGCTGGCGCATGTAGGGCAGCCATACCTTTGTGACCGTGACAAACCACAGGCCGGAACACAGGCATAAAATAGCGCCGACACGCCGCTGCCCCAACAGCAAAAAGGCATACATGCCCAGGCAAAAAATACTGGGCGCGGCGCGCTCCTGCGCCAGAAAGACCACAAGGCAGCATCCGGCTAGCGCCCACCAGCGGCGCTTGTGCAGCATGAGCACGGCCAGCATGAGCATGGGCGTGACGAGCGTTGTGTAGTGAACCTGCCGCGACCACGGCGTGAGCACCGGACGGAAAAAAAAGAAAAGAAGCAGCGCAAAACCTGCCGTCCACACCCAGTTGCCAGAAGGCGTATCGCCTTCCGCTTCTTCATGCAGGGTGCGCACCAGCCGGGGCAGAATAAAGGCCATTGCCCCCACCGCCACGCCTTGCAGAACGCTGAGGGGGTACGGGCTCTTCCACGGCCCCACAAGGGGGGCCAGCAGGGCCGTCAGGGGGGTGCAATGGTGGGCGTAAAAGGGTTTACCCTCATAGACGTTGGAAAAAGGAGCCTGCCAGTCCCAGCCGTTCCAGACCCGCCAGATCTGCGTAATAAAGTAGCCAAAATCCGCATCATTGATGACAAAGCTGCGCATTTGCAACACGCTGCCCCATATGAACAAGGCGGCAAAAGCCAGAGGAATGTACCAGAGCACCAGCTTTTCCGCCAGTGCAGACCCGCCTGTACAGGACTTGCAGTTCATGTTCATATCATCTCGCTCAATCAAAAATTTGCGGCCCCGCGCAAGGGCATGGGCTGATTTCAGTATCACGCCGGGAGCCGGGTCACAAGCCGGGCATGACGCGCCCGCTGGCAGCGCCCCTTTTCAAACGGCGCATCTATACTTATAGTTAGAGTTCACGCTGCGCCTCAAGCGGCGCTGCACATCAACACTTCAGGATTCATCATGAACAAGCACGGATTCACTCTTCTTACAGAACAGCATCTGCACGAAGTGGACGGCACCGCCCGTTTGTGGCGGCACGAGGCCACGGGAGCGCAACTGCTTTCCATTAATAACTCTGACGAAAACAAGTGCTTTGGCGTCAACTTTCGCACGCCGCCAGCCGACTCCACAGGCGTTGCCCACATTCTGGAACACTCCGTTCTTTGCGGCTCGGACAAATATCCCGTCAAGGAACCCTTTGTGGAACTGATGAAGGGATCGCTGCAAACCTTCCTTAACGCCTTCACCTTTCCCGACAAGACCTGCTACCCCATCGCAAGCTGCAATCTGCGCGATTTTTACAATCTCATTGACGTCTACATAGACGCAGTGTTTCACCCGCGCATCGATGAAGATATCTTCCGGCAGGAAGGCTGGCACGTGGAGGCCGAAACGCCCGATGGCCCGTGGTCGTACAAGGGCGTGGTCTACAACGAGATGAAGGGCGTCTACTCCTCGCCCGATTCCGTCCTCGCGGAGCAGAGCCAGCAGGCGCTCTTCCCCGATACGCTCTACAGCCTTGATTCCGGCGGCAATCCGGAAAACATCCCCGACCTCACCTACGAGGCCTTTTACGATTTTCACAGCCGCTACTACCACCCCAGCAACGCCCGCTTTTTCTTCTGGGGCGACGACCCG
This genomic window contains:
- a CDS encoding DUF2079 domain-containing protein; this translates as MNCKSCTGGSALAEKLVLWYIPLAFAALFIWGSVLQMRSFVINDADFGYFITQIWRVWNGWDWQAPFSNVYEGKPFYAHHCTPLTALLAPLVGPWKSPYPLSVLQGVAVGAMAFILPRLVRTLHEEAEGDTPSGNWVWTAGFALLLFFFFRPVLTPWSRQVHYTTLVTPMLMLAVLMLHKRRWWALAGCCLVVFLAQERAAPSIFCLGMYAFLLLGQRRVGAILCLCSGLWFVTVTKVWLPYMRQLAGAGTGYAFSHFVDVRGQWDLKLRYYIQLLAYSWFLPLLGRKALLCLLCTLPYLAMVAVSGYSQMWAMAGQYEDLPGVFLMLAICHACMWVQGKLRPALWKKLLPAAGVAMAVIMLATQTGWYNPAVTVARLLQHPEAQSYTRLREALGQLPNFPPTVRVWAQSGLGPHVFYPYQRYIADISHMDGPLGDSVVMISPYAGTAYLAGGGGGVSRGEFERAAAFFDAHPDLVRVKNSDVLVIYAGKGLSETQPELVQGLSR